CAGTACCTGAGTACTGCGTTCTTCTTGGAGCGTGTATGCACAGTTTAAACCCTCATTGCTGCCTGCCAGGCTGCGCTGTAACATCACGtcctgtctctgtcctccagCAGGATATGTCTGACTCGGATGAGGAGAAGAGCGAGTCGACCGACTCTGACGAAGATGACGAGACGTCAGGAAGCACAGACAGTGACGACGACGACGAGGTGAAAACTCACTTTTCTCGTTTGTTGGATTAATGAAGACGTGTTCAAAAGTCCACTTATGACTAAAAACCAGAGCCAGTTGACGAGAAGCTCCACCCCGTCCGTTGTAGGAGGAGTCAGAACAGTCTCTCATTGTCCCGATGTTATGgtcttgatgtttttgtttcctcagaACGACGATGACGAGGACGAGGACGACGAGGACGACGAAGATCAAACCTCCTCAGAGGAATCCAGTGACTCGGACTCGGACTAGCTCTGCCCCCTCCCTCTCATTGGAGGACAGGCTGTGCAGGCCACGCCTCCTCATCTGCTAGTTTTATCCCGGCAGACCAATGAGAAGCAGTGATGTCACACAGCAGCCCCACCTCCCACCTGAGGGGCGGAGCCTAACGGAGCGTTTGTTACTcgtatgtttcagtttttaattgcGTGTTGGTTTTATCAGATGGACGTTTCGGACGGGTGGAGACAGCGTGGGTGTGTacgttttgttcttttttttttcccttcctttTTTGGAGTGATGGAAGGGGCGGGGCTTACTGGTTATTACTATCGCTGAGGGAGGAGTGAGTTCAGCCTCCAATCAGCTGTCTGCCTGAgaaaattattaacaaataaatgcactttttctcatttctgttGCTTGATTTCATTGTGACATCATCACTATTGACAGAAACTAAACAAAGTCCGGTTCGGTCCAGTTTCAGGTTTCATAGCCTTTTGATTTAATAGATTTATGGAATATAAACAAACTTCAGTCCGTCCATCACCtgatacacaaataaataatctgacctttgacccacTCACTAACTGATGCTCCAGGCCTTTggcacacgcgcacacacacacacacacacacacacccttcccTCCTCTGCCGTGTGCACACAGAAGTACAGTACCTATCAGCCCCTGCTCTGTCTACAGCTCCACtgtcttatttttaaaaagacgCACGAAACACATGCATCATTACCACGGTTACGCATTATAAAAAGAGATTCgaccccaccccccaccccaaaTATCAGGAAataacatttgttcatttacgAAGCAACCaatcaggtcacagcatcaGCAAACGTTAAAGGACCAGTCCGCTGTTCGTTGAGAGTATCAGCTGCCGCGTTCAAGGACACGGGAATATTTTAACGTGAGAAGCGTAAATTTAAATCTTCAAAGCTCTAATTGATTAACTCAGAATGTCCTTAAACACACCACAgttcgtttgtttttttggtctGTTTCGACTGGAGAGAAATTAATGTTAACAAACGATAGACCCGGAAAGTTCTCAGGGAGCAGCAGGATGGTCCTTTAACTGGTGGAGTCTGTGAGCAAGCGCACATTAATGATCTGAACAGGAGCTCAGCCAACGGCTGCAACTGTCATTTAATCCCGTTTTTTGTTAATAACCAAATCCTGCTCAGACTGACGTCTTCAAGCTGAACCATCAAAGATTCAAAGCGATTAATCTATGAAAGCGGTGCTAACATaggttaaattattaataaagcaTTGGTTGATAATAGAAATGgtctcagctgcagctgaaatcCGAGTAAACATGACATTAATGTGCAGGTGAATCCTCACAGACAACACATCACTGTTCAGAGCTAATAAACCCCGACCAAGATTCAAacctcaaaacacacagacacacacacacacacacacacacacacacacacagagcgtcATAGAGGGATGTCCAGCAGCTTCTTGTGTAGGTACTGCTTCACCTCATCGATGCcgttcagcttctccagctcaTGGTACGGCAGCTGAGAGGGGACAAGAGAGACAACCAGTCACCTGACAAAGGCTAAAAGGAGACTGTACATGTTGTGATTGGCTTAGctcagcacaaagactggaCACCCTGTAAGAGGCTGTTAgagcaaatatgtttttgaagTTGTTGGACAGCAACTGACCTGAATGATGATGTATCCCAGGAGCCTCAGGTGTCGGTCTCTCATGGCCCGGGACCCGACCAAAACTTCAGAGTTGTGGCAGTAATGCCACTTGTCATTGACGGACATGATGATCCTGCAGAGACCAGACACAGATTTACATAACGTGAAATGTGTTGCCTCATCAGGTTAAGTCACTCTCTGAGGTGGACTGACCTCCTGATCTGTCTCTGGTCTGTTGTGGGGTTGTCGGGGTCCTGTCGATCAGGGGGGAGCAGCTGCGGGGGTGATGGGGGCCCTCTCTCGGCCCCAGACTCCTCAGAGTACGTCACTCCCTCATAGAAACGTGGTAGCTCACAGTCTGTCCCCTGGCCCAATGAGGAACCCGTTCCTGCCTCGTCCTCAAGGATTTTTCCAATGGAAAACTGGAACAGTGAGTCCGACGCAGTGGCCCCTGGAGGTCCCTGAGCCCCTGGTGGAGCTAGGGCATCAGAGGGGGGACTGCTGAGTGTGGAGCTGTCTTGGCTCTCCAGAGAGTGCTCCTTTGCCAGAGTAGAGTAGTACTCTGCTGCAGGGACATAGTACGGGCCATAGTCCAAAGGGCCACCATTAGACCCAGGCCGAGGGGGCCCTGAGGGCACCGTGGCCCCTGTTGTGGTCCGGATATGGTGAGGCAAGAAGGACCGGGGCTCTATCGCCTCTCCCACATGACAGGCCTGCTCTGtgccctcctccttctccaggGCAGCAAACGGAGAGAACTTCTGAAACTCTGCAGTCACCGTGGCAACCACACTGTCGGCTGCCTTGGACGCCACGGAAACGCAGGACATCGGGATGATGCTCATACCAGCACCAGTTCTGATGGGCAGAACCCGACCAGAACTATCCATCCACAACACAAAATCTAGAAATGGCAGATTACACATTTAGGTCAAAAGAAACTACAGTACTATGCATAGTACTTAGtgcagtactgtatatacagaagTGTATGTAGTACCTGTGTAGTATCCTGGAGCAAGAACTTCATCCTGCTTGTAGTTTTGCTCTCCAACCAGCTGACGTAAGGCCTCGGCCACCAAACCTTTATAACTGACAGAGGACAAACTGATCAGAACCAGCAGCTGGTCTAAAACCAGTCAGAGCCTGCCAGCAGTATTTGGTTATATATAACCAGGATAAGAACTGTCAGAACCAAACACAGTACTGGTTGTGATGAAAGTGAGAAGGCTGAAGCAGATCTTCAGAACATTAAACAGATCAGACATGCCAACATTAGTGTGTGTTACCTGTACTTGCGGTTGACCTCGTCAGCTGTCAGGGCATGGTCAAACATCAGGACCTTGTGCGCATCCTGCAGTCGTGGTCCGCTGTACTCGCGGTACTCCAGCTCTACAGCAGCGTCCAGCAGAGAGAGGTACCTTCGGACGATCAGGGCGTACGGACTGTCTGTGGAGCGGACACAGAGTCATTGACCGAAAAACGTTTCGCTGGTTGTAGGGAGGTTTGCTGCGGTGGGGAGTTTAGTACTGACTTGTGACGTTGCTGATAAAGGCAGAGGAGAAGACGCGGTGCAGCACCAGGCCGGGGAAGTGACCCAGCTGGAACAGAGACATGAGAATGTTGACGGTGGCGAGTGGTGAGCTGAGCGCCTTcagctccaccacctcctccagccGAGAGAAGAACTGCTGCTCGTTGGATGGACGGTAGCTCATCCTGCTGAACGGGAACACCAGTTTCTGGATCACCTAAGGATAGAgacaaacacacctgcacagTCCTGTCCACGACTACATATTCAAGACCACTTGAGCGCCTGTACTATCCTTACCTTGCTGTCCAGGTACTCCGCTTTCTTCACCAGGAAGTCTGCGATGGTGTCGAGTAGGCGGGTCTCTCTCAGCCGATGACGAGCGATGTATTTGGCGATCAGGGCCATCGTGTACGGAGTGATGCTGTCCACCTTCTTCGGTAGCTCCTCTGACAGAGAGCAACACACAAAAGGTCACAAGCTAGATTTACCCCCCAGATAAGACATCAAATTCAATACAGCTGCATTTTTAAGTTTGTGAACCTTCAGAAGTTTGTCTCTCTTCATAAATATGCTGATATGCTAATCCAGATCCAGTCTTAACTAGTTCTAGGTAAAGGGGCAGCAATAACCAAATAGGACAAATAATGACACTGTTTGGACAATGACAACTGTCCAAACCCAACAGGTAAaaccatctcctcctctgttacTCCCTTCGTGACTACTGAATTTACTTTCAGGGATCAAGCTTGTAATAGAATACTTTTGCCTAGTAACTACATGTCTGACGTGTCCAACCTGTAGTCCTGACCCTGTTCTGcaaaaaactgcagctgtgtgtcagTCCTTCAATAATCCAGTTGGACCTGGATGTACCTGCCAGGCTGCTGATGAACCTCTCCTGTCGGTTCTGGTAGAACAGGTGGGAGCTGAAGATCAGCTCCAGACTCTTGTTGCTCGCCTCTCGAGCACACGCCGCCAACATCTCATCCAGCAGCGCCATCTCCTGGTCTCGGACCCCGCTGACGCTCGCCAGAGTGTGTTTGACGAGACGCAGGATTTTCCTGAAGAAGGACCCTTATTACCAACACTGCAAGTAtgacaagtaaaagtactgcagaAATCAATAGCCTGATGTATCAGTAAACATGACATCTtacttcatatacagtataagtactacatgtagtgtgtgtgagcttcacactggtttaaattaataaaactaagGTTAGGAACACGTTGTACTACAGTGAAAATCTAAAGTAgcacaaaatggaaatacttTAAGTACAAGTACTTTAGCTAATTTGTGGGTCTCACACATTGACCCTGTGACCCCCCCACGGTGAGCATTTGGTTCCCACCTATTGGTGAGCAGTTGTTCTGGGTTGGGGGGAGTGTTGTTATTGCCGTTAGTGGAGGTTGCGCCCCCGCCCACAGCAGCGTCCAGCGGCTGCAGCGAGCGCCACTTCAACCGGTAGTACGACAGCAGCAGGAATAGCGTCTGCGGGTGGCGCTCTCTCTCCAGGTTCTTCTCCAGCCCGGCCAGGCAGGCCTCGGTCAGGGGGTGCTGGCTGCCCGGGTGGAGCTTCATGCTGGAGCTGAACACCATGGACACATCCTTCTGGTTAAACTGGTTCAATCTGGACTGGGATTCTGCCTCCAACACTTGGACCACCTGAGAGTCGCTGGGAAGACCTAAATGCACCGAGGCGACAACAAGAGGCAAACTCCGTTCATATGACAGGAAGTGATTGGTAAAAAGCAAATAATGATAAATGCAATTATTGATTATCTGGATCCAGGTTTGTGTATTTAGTACTTCAGTGAGTCAATACTACACTCACTCAGTACTTTGCTCATCATTTCACTcttttcacacttcacactttgTCGGTCCGCTAACCGGTCCGTTAATTGGTCGGTGTGGACTCACCAAGTGCAGCCACGGCGTACAGACAGTTGACGATGCTGAAGTTGTCGAACTTAGCGCAGTCATTGATGATGGCACTGCAGAGCGTCTGGAAGTCCTGATGCTCCAGGATCTGACGTCCCTCACCCTCCGGCACACCTACTGCTGTAGGCTCGGGGTCACCACCTTGGGACCGAAGGGGAGGCGTGGCCTGCAGTAGCTGGCCGATCTTCTGCAGGGCGACGGGGTAGTGGTTGTGGGAGATCTTGGCAGGGTTCTGAGTGACCCAGCGCAGCACCTCGTCAGGCCGCCGCGAGCGCTCGATCAGGCGCTTCATGGTGAAGAACGTGTCGTAGCTCATCTTCTCATGGATGAAGTTCCATGTTTTCTTCCTGCTGCCAGCCCCCCCGGCCACAGCCCCCGCTGTGTAAGTGTGAAAGTGTTGCTGGTACTGGGGGGGCAGCGGGGGTGGGGCCAGGTGGGTGGGTTGTGGGTGGGGATGGGGGTAGTGGTGTTGGAAGTGAGCTCCCCGGGGGACGTCGGGGCGGCCCTGGTATAGGGGGTAGGTGGGAGGAGGTGGGTGAGGGAGGTTGGGGTGGGGCCCCTCAAGCATGGCTAGCCCCGCCCTTCTCCCATGTTTAATCCCTCCTCCCCCACCTGCTCCCCCTCCCCCCGCGGTGCTGTAGAGGCGGGTCGCGTACATGGAGATGGATGGGTGCGGGGCTCGGCTCACGAGGCGCCACccagtggaaaaacacagcatAGTCCAACAGCCGGGATGTCGGGGGGCAACAGCACACCACTCCTGCAAGGGGTTGGGGAGTAAAAGGTAGAGCTTATTAAGCTTATTATCGGACCCCTCCCACTCACCTGTCACCTGGTCTCCCCAGGCCAGAGCTTGACGTTAGCATGCAGTCAAACACGCTCCAACCCCGTGTAAAACTCCTGTCATTACGTCACTGCTTATGTCATATAACTACGATGACGTCGCTTTTTCATTGACGTTAGCACTTAACGACATGCTAATGCTAGCCGGCAGCTGTCAGTTAGCAGCCCGGCTAACAAGGCTAACAGTAGCGTGTGAGCAAATTCACTACAACAGTCACATGACAGGAACAGTGAAGCTAAGTGTTGCTACATGTTAAACTATGTTTACATAGATTCGTGGGTTGGAACAGACGAGCTCTGTGCCGAATGAGTTATCGGATATGTTAGCCTTTTAGCACTTATCTGTCCTTCTCCCGGCAGCGCTGCTAGACAACTTGGTGCTTAACCCGGTTAAAACCCGGCTTAAAGGGGTTTTCTGTGCGTAACAGAGGCGGAGTGTTTACCTCATAGCACACTAAGACCGGCTGCTCCGCTCTGCTGAAACACCTGAAGCCGCGGAGAGTGCGGGTTCACCGGGGAAACAGTCAGCGGTCAGCCGCTTCATTCCTCCACACAGCCCACAGACGCCATCATGGATTACCCGGCATGCACCTGGAGGAGAGGAGCCGCGTCACAGCGACACCTGGCGGCTCCGGCGAGGAACTCCCCAtacttaatttacttttaatgtaatttaatattgcaaataattgattgattgttaACTTCATCTCAGGTataataaatacttaaaatgaACTGACTTATTCGTGTATAAAAAATCTTTATCACGTTTTACAGTTTCAACCCATTAACatcctttatctttttttctactCAGATCCTTTGATCTGCTGCAGAATGACAACAGGAAACTTTTGTGTCAGAGAAGTTATTATAACTTATGAAACGTAAATGATAACTGTGTGTATTATTAGTGTAATATGCCAAAGCTAAGTATATGTATAAAGGAGGTTGTGGTGAAGAAAGTTTCTTTTatataagtaaaagtaaagtaaagttggGAATAAATACTCTGTTAGAAATGAAAGTTATTCTATTATTAGATTCTAATTACTGATACTGATtcatgtgttcagtgtttttatcttgCAGCCAGCAAGGGTGGAGATCATTTTAGTCACTTTATAAACTGCTgtaagataaaaataaagaattaaacataaaaaaagaattcaaaTCAAATATGGACACTGATCACTACTACAaactatttacatttactgaaacaAATGTGATACAAACATAAAGTTTACATGTCACATTAGCACCTGTTAATTGTGttgtattaattattttaatggaaacatgtcaaagtTAGGGTTAGATAAACAGATAGAAACAGTGTATTATGTATGATTAATGATGACTCTGCGTTCAAACAGTATAagataaatatatttgaataaaatgtaaaattttaatttaaaaatatataatgtacaaGAGAAATGTGAAGACAAGTCGTGTTGTAAAGGTTGTAAAGTTTTCACATCTCATCAGGGCttgatttatttggttttattaaaGTTGTAGGTCTTAACAGTGATAGATTCCTGAACCAGTTTCAGTCCCAGCCCCTCTTTCAGACTCAGCTTTCTATAATATCGTGCATGTTATcgtatttaaaatgtgtttatgtgtgataaacatgttttttccagAAAAGCTGATTCTGGTAGAACGGTAATAAATCCGTGCGGCGGCAGGCGGCGCTGTCTCCTCCTCAAGCTCTGAACCGCCACGAAGAAGCGGCCTTTAGCCAAGATGGCGGACTGGCGTGATTACGGAACACAAACATTGAACTTAATTTGTTTATAAAGTCCGTGTGTCGTTTTTGTGCTGGTTGGTGTCGGTGTGTTCCCGCTGTGAGGATGGCCCACCGCTACCTGCAGCTGTCAGCCGGCTGCAGGAACGTGTCCCGGCTGCTGCTGCCCTCCAGCGCTCCTGCCAGGCTGGTACGTGGGAAACCTGCTAACATGCTAACTAGGACCGCGGTCAAAACAAACCCGAATAGGGACCGGGCTGCTGGGTCCGACGGTTTGACAGTCACCCACAGGGTGAAGGCCAGGTCCGAGCCAACTGTAGGTGTTAGTTACCTGCGTGACGTCAGTTAAATTCGCTTGTGTTACGGTTTAGGGCTGTGGTTAGCTCTGTCATTGACCAGTAACCtctgagaggaaaaacagaggtaGAAGAAGAAGTACTGAGACCACTCAGGTagttactgcagtaaaagtaccGCTAGCACACTGTGAAATACTGCGTTAGTGTGGTGTAGCAGTAAAATTGGAGTTTTACAGCggaaacataaaaacagatgatTAAAACGTGTCGGTGCGGAGGAATCATCCCAGTACGACGAGACCCGGCTCTGAGATCAGCTGCTGTGTGGGCTCAAAACCACTTTACTGGAATCAGGACTGAAGCTGGTCCTCAGTCCTCTGTAATACACGCACCACTTGTTGTTGATAGGAAATGTTTTCTGCGTGTTGCCCAGGTGACCAGGTGTTCCTCGGCCACGTTGGGTCAGGTACCGAGTGGGCGGAGCCTGCTGACTCAGCTGCTGGGAGAGTCCAGGAGGCTGAGCTCCAGACCACCAAAAGGTGCAGAACGGTGTTTGGACTCAGAGCTGCTTACAGGGTTGAAAACATGTACCATtattaatgctgatgtttttcttctcctcaggTTTCGAGAAATATTTTCCAGATGCTcagaaaactacacaaaacactgaagctgaagctaAAGGTAGAAACCTGCTGGCACCTGCCTGTTCCTCCGTCGTCAAGGGGCCAAACAGTTGGGACGTGGTTGTTCATACCGTGTTGGTTCTGGTTTTAGCTTAGTTTGCATCCTGACTGTATGAAAGCAGCTAATGTGTTGTCTAATGTTAGACGTCTGGTCATAGTGGCCAGTGTTTTCTGTAGAAGTTTATTGAAGGATGGTTTCaggtatttttaatgttttctttggttAAGATGCTTGCTTTGCTAACCTTAGCAGGAG
The window above is part of the Anabas testudineus chromosome 17, fAnaTes1.2, whole genome shotgun sequence genome. Proteins encoded here:
- the fastk gene encoding fas-activated serine/threonine kinase encodes the protein MLCFSTGWRLVSRAPHPSISMYATRLYSTAGGGGAGGGGGIKHGRRAGLAMLEGPHPNLPHPPPPTYPLYQGRPDVPRGAHFQHHYPHPHPQPTHLAPPPLPPQYQQHFHTYTAGAVAGGAGSRKKTWNFIHEKMSYDTFFTMKRLIERSRRPDEVLRWVTQNPAKISHNHYPVALQKIGQLLQATPPLRSQGGDPEPTAVGVPEGEGRQILEHQDFQTLCSAIINDCAKFDNFSIVNCLYAVAALGLPSDSQVVQVLEAESQSRLNQFNQKDVSMVFSSSMKLHPGSQHPLTEACLAGLEKNLERERHPQTLFLLLSYYRLKWRSLQPLDAAVGGGATSTNGNNNTPPNPEQLLTNRKILRLVKHTLASVSGVRDQEMALLDEMLAACAREASNKSLELIFSSHLFYQNRQERFISSLAEELPKKVDSITPYTMALIAKYIARHRLRETRLLDTIADFLVKKAEYLDSKVIQKLVFPFSRMSYRPSNEQQFFSRLEEVVELKALSSPLATVNILMSLFQLGHFPGLVLHRVFSSAFISNVTNSPYALIVRRYLSLLDAAVELEYREYSGPRLQDAHKVLMFDHALTADEVNRKYSYKGLVAEALRQLVGEQNYKQDEVLAPGYYTDFVLWMDSSGRVLPIRTGAGMSIIPMSCVSVASKAADSVVATVTAEFQKFSPFAALEKEEGTEQACHVGEAIEPRSFLPHHIRTTTGATVPSGPPRPGSNGGPLDYGPYYVPAAEYYSTLAKEHSLESQDSSTLSSPPSDALAPPGAQGPPGATASDSLFQFSIGKILEDEAGTGSSLGQGTDCELPRFYEGVTYSEESGAERGPPSPPQLLPPDRQDPDNPTTDQRQIRRIIMSVNDKWHYCHNSEVLVGSRAMRDRHLRLLGYIIIQLPYHELEKLNGIDEVKQYLHKKLLDIPL